The following nucleotide sequence is from Pseudonocardia abyssalis.
GGCCCGAGCAGCAGCCAGCGCATCGCCGGGGCCAGCGCGCGCGGGCTCCCCAGCCGCGACCCCGCCGACCAGCGCTTCGACCCGTAGAGCCGCTCCTCCACCCGCCGCACGACGGGCACGGTCCGCTGCGGAAGGCCGAACGAGGTGTTCGCCAACCCGCCCGACGCCGTCGCGACGAGCGCGATCCCGGCCGCGCGGGCCACGACGTCGGGATGCCGGTCGGCCAGCGCCATCAGCGTCATGCCGCCCATCGAGTGCCCGGCCAGCACCAGCGGCCCGGTGGGTGCGACCTCGGCGATGACGAGCGCGAGGTCGTCGGCGAGCTGGTCGAGCGTCAGCGACGCGGGGTCGGCGACGCCGGAGCGCCCGTGCCCGCGGTGGTCGTAGCGCACGACGCGCACACCGGGCCCGGCGAGCGCGGCCGCGACGGGCGCCCAGGTCGAGGAGTCGAGCGTCCAGCCGTGGGCGAGCACGACCGTCACGGGGGCGTAC
It contains:
- a CDS encoding alpha/beta fold hydrolase — encoded protein: MSTPSLTAADGVPLHLEVDGSEYAPVTVVLAHGWTLDSSTWAPVAAALAGPGVRVVRYDHRGHGRSGVADPASLTLDQLADDLALVIAEVAPTGPLVLAGHSMGGMTLMALADRHPDVVARAAGIALVATASGGLANTSFGLPQRTVPVVRRVEERLYGSKRWSAGSRLGSPRALAPAMRWLLLGPRADRDAVRITVRAVAACRPSTVSGFRPTLAAHERDAALAVFAGIPTVVLAGSRDKLTPVSASRRIHAALPSAALTIFPDAGHMLPVERVAGVAGRLGALVRGAVGTERHRAS